A DNA window from Plasmodium vinckei vinckei genome assembly, chromosome: PVVCY_10 contains the following coding sequences:
- a CDS encoding alkaline phosphatase, putative — protein MNKYMNIIFFLCAYAQYVICQADQIINERLDKLVFLSCNNQRNKPNTNLIKSIEKKKPQLMLWIGDYFYSGCRELTCLKESYEYIKKDEFYINMKKKFTIDGIYDDHDYSCNNGDRLFKYKKESKTMYLDYLGLDKNDIRYKRNGAYFSKLYIDPNDENNQVKIIILDTRYNKDPYPYYTLESRTDQYMCKMLSLASRIHASLFGLCCNSTNDILGDEQWKWLEKELTNSKARAHIVISSIQVFANYIMNETWGLMPAALKRLKALVKKTKPKGLVFLSGDVHYSAILGNEEDIVEVTSSNVNQENSYSPIIQYFVYYVSYLLNGATPFKFDKIYGFSNYGEINISYPNKNNINLKISINNSNGEEVMSANQTFNNKKDIYVKTKDIHLIDDDFGCLSCKSKAKVFMILIAYILFILLCFQIFVTILKKIFHKKGKKDIHKED, from the exons atgaataagtatatgaatataattttttttttgtgtgcGTATGCACAATATGTGATATGCCAGGCAGatcaaataattaatgaaaGATTGGACAAGCtagtttttttaagttGTAATAATCAAAGGAACAAACCCAACAccaatttaataaaatccattgaaaaaaaaaaaccacAATTGATGTTATGGATAGgagattatttttattcggGATGCAGAGAACTTACATGTCTAAAAGAAtcatatgaatatattaaaaaagatgaattttatataaatatgaaaaaaaaatttacaattGATGGAATTTATGATGATCATGATTATAGTTGTAATAATGGAGATcgtttatttaaatataaaaaagaaagtaaAACTATGTATTTAGATTATTTAGGTCtcgataaaaatgatataagatataaaagaaatggagcatatttttctaaattatatatagatccaaatgatgaaaataatcaagttaaaattattattttagatacacgatataataaagatcCTTATCCATATTATACCCTCGAATCACGTACCGATCAATATATGTGTAAGATGCTTTCTTTAGCATCTCGTATACATGCATCATTGTTTGGATTATGTTGCAATAGTACCAATGATATATTAGGAGATGAGCAATGGAAATGGTTGGAAAAGGAATTAACTAATTCCAAAGCTCGGGCCCACATTGTTATATCATCCATACAG gTTTTCGccaattatataatgaacGAAACTTGGGGTTTGATGCCCGCGGCCTTAAAGAGACTAAAAGcattagtaaaaaaaacaaaaccCAAGGGATTAGTATTTTTAAGTGGTGATGTACACTATAGTGCTATACTAGGAAATGAAGAAGATATCGTTGAAGTAACAAGTAGCAATGTAAATCAGGAAAATAGTTATAGCCCTATTattcaatattttgtttattatgtttCATATCTTTTAAATGGCGCCACACCTTTTAAATTCGATAAAATTTACGGATTTAGTAATTATGGtgaaattaatatttcttatccaaataaaaataatataaatcttaaaatttctataaataattcaaatggTGAAGAAGTTATGTCAGCTAATCAaacttttaataataaaaaagatatatatgtCAAAACAAAAGATATTCATTTAATAGATGATGATTTTGGATGTTTATCATGTAAAAGTAAAGCAAAAGTATTTATGATTTTGATtgcttatatattattcatattattgtgctttcaaatttttgtcactattttaaaaaagattttccataaaaaaggtaaaaaagatatacaTAAGGAAGAttaa
- a CDS encoding SAP domain-containing protein, putative yields MSNYQNLKCSELKDLLAKKGLPSHGKKNELLERLLKHEQETGTGSNSQGIGDNGDSKDGGKNKKKISVNTKEEYSKGGLSKMTSYFKNILGSNTSTDNSKYYDNDNSKNNENKSNTDEEQKKVVITQITFSESNLSPQNTLQKNIISRTEDNLYLTEEKKREMRRKRFGTDCVSTPAALESRAKRFCIVTKQMEEENKKRRAERFGMNVGNLNNIEMKKKRAERFGSINDHEKLKARALRFGITQ; encoded by the exons aTGAGCAACTATCAAAATTTGAAATGCTCAGAACTAAAGGATTTGTTAGCTAAAAAAGGGCTACCGTCTCATGGAAAAAAA aaCGAATTGTTAGAGAGACTATTAAAACATGAGCAAGAAACGGGAACCGGATCTAATTCGCAAGGGATAGGTGATAATGGTGATTCGAAGGACG gtggaaaaaataaaaaaaaaatttcagTGAATACAAAAGAAGAATATAGCAAAGGTGGATTAAGTAAAATGACAagctattttaaaaatatattaggtTCTAATACATCTACTGATAActcaaaatattatgataatGACAATTcgaaaaataatgaaaataagaGTAACACTGATgaagaacaaaaaaaagttgtaATAACCCAAATAACTTTTTCAGAATCAAATTTATCACCTCAAAATacattacaaaaaaatataatttctcGAACAG aAGATAATCTTTATTTAACTgaggaaaaaaaacgaGAGATGAGAAGAAAACGATTTG gAACTGACTGTGTTTCCACACCAGCAGCTCTTGAATCCAGAGCGAAAAG ATTTTGCATTGTTACCAAACAAAtggaagaagaaaataagaAAAGAAGAGCAGAAAGATTTGGAATGAATGTG GGCAATTTGAACAATAttgaaatgaaaaaaaaacgagcCGAGAGATTTGGTTCCATAAATGAT catgaaaaattaaaagccCGTGCCCTTAGATTTGGCATAACACAATaa
- a CDS encoding Hsp70/Hsp90 organizing protein, putative: MVNKEEAQRLKELGNKCFQEGKFEDSVKYFSDAIKNDPSDHVLYSNLSGAYSSLRRFYEALESANKCISIKNDWPKGYIRKACAEHGLRQLDNSEKTYLEGLKLDPNNKSLKDGLEKVRKEKEMENMEYINHINNIINNDPKLKSYKEENSNYSTELLNTIKAINANPMNIRFILSSCNPKISEGVEKFFGIKFNDDASHEAERERQRKKEEEEKKEKERKMKEEEKKKNRTPEELLGDEHKLKGNELYKQKKFEEALKEYDEAIKVNPNDIMYYYNKAAVYLEMKSYEKSIETCIYAIENRYNFKAEFSQVAKVYNRLAIGYINIKDYDKALEAYRKSLVEDNNRATRNALKELERKKEKEEREAYIDPVKAEEHKNKGNEYFKNNDFPNAKKEYDEAIRRNPNDAKLYSNRAAALTKLIEYPSALEDVMKAIELDPKFVKAYTRKGNLHFFMKDYYKAIQAYNKGLELDPNNKECTEGYQRCVYKIDEMSKSEKVDEEQIKKSMADPEIQQIISDPQFQIILQKINENPNSISEYIKDPKIFNGLQKLIAAGILTVR; encoded by the coding sequence ATGGTAAACAAAGAAGAAGCTCAAAGGCTTAAGGAATTAGGAAACAAATGTTTCCAAGAAGGGAAATTCGAAGATTcagtaaaatatttttctgatgctattaaaaatgatccTTCAGATCATGTTCtttattcaaatttatCTGGTGCTTATTCCAGTTTAAGAAGATTTTATGAAGCATTAGAAAGTGCTAATAAATGTAttagtataaaaaatgattggCCTAAAGGATATATTAGGAAAGCATGCGCTGAGCATGGTTTAAGACAACTAGATAATTCTGAAAAAACGTATTTGGAAGGATTGAAATTAGatccaaataataaatcattaAAAGATGGATTAGAAAAAGTAAGGAAAGAAAAggaaatggaaaatatggaatatattaatcatataaataacattataaataatgaccccaaattaaaatcatataaagaagaaaattcAAATTACTCTACcgaattattaaatacaaTTAAAGCTATAAATGCAAATCCAATGAATATTCGTTTTATTCTTTCTTCTTGTAATCCTAAAATAAGTGAAGGTGttgaaaaattttttggaataaaatttaatgatgATGCATCTCATGAAGCAGAAAGAGAAAGACAAAggaaaaaagaagaagaagaaaaaaaagaaaaagaaagaaaaatgaaagaagaagaaaaaaaaaaaaatagaacaCCAGAAGAATTACTTGGTGATGaacataaattaaaaggtaatgaattatataaacaaaaaaaatttgaggAAGCATTAAAAGAATATGATGAAGCTATAAAAGTTAATCCAAATGatattatgtattattataataaagcCGCTGTTTATTTAGAAATGAAATCCTATGAAAAAAGTATTGAAACTTGTATTTATGCTATCGAAAAtagatataattttaaagcaGAATTTTCTCAAGTAGCTAAAGTATATAATAGATTAGCTATTggttatattaatataaaagattATGACAAAGCATTAGAAGCTTATCGTAAGTCATTAGTAGAAGACAATAATAGAGCAACTAGAAATGCTTTAAAAGAActtgaaagaaaaaaagaaaaagaagaaagaGAAGCATATATAGATCCAGTCAAAGCAGAagaacataaaaataaaggaaaTGAATACTTTAAAAACAATGATTTTCCAAatgcaaaaaaagaatatgatGAAGCTATTCGAAGAAATCCAAATGATGctaaattatattcaaataGAGCTGCTGCTTTAACCAAATTAATTGAATATCCATCAGCTTTAGAAGATGTTATGAAGGCAATCGAATTAGATCCCAAATTTGTCAAAGCATATACTAGAAAAGGAAATCTTcacttttttatgaaaGATTATTATAAAGCAATACaagcatataataaaggTTTAGAATTAGatccaaataataaagaatgtACAGAAGGATATCAAAGATGTGTATACAAAATCGATGAAATGTCAAAATCAGAAAAAGTCGATGAAGagcaaattaaaaaatcaatGGCCGACCCAGAAATCCAACAAATTATCTCAGACCCACaatttcaaataattttacaaaaaataaatgaaaaccCTAATTCTATTTCagaatatattaaagatccaaaaatttttaatggaTTGCAAAAGTTGATAGCTGCTGGTATTTTAACAGTGAGATAA
- a CDS encoding calmodulin, putative — protein MADKLTEEQISEFKEAFSLFDKDGDGTITTKELGTVMRSLGQNPTEAELQDMINEIDTDGNGSIDFPEFLTLMARKMKDTDTEEELIEAFRVFDRDGDGYISADELRHVMTNLGEKLTNEEVDEMIREADIDGDGQINYEEFVKMMIAK, from the exons ATGGCAGACAAGTTAACAGAAGAACAAATATCGGAATTCAAAGAAGCCTTCAGTTTATTTGATAAAGATGGAGATGGAA CTATAACAACAAAGGAACTGGGCACTGTCATGCGATCATTGGGCCAAAACCCAACTGAAGCGGAACTACAAGATATGATAAATGAAATTGACACAGACGGGAATGGATCAATAGATTTCCCAGAATTTTTAACCTTAATGGcaagaaaaatgaaagataCAGATACAGAAGAAGAATTAATTGAAGCATTTAGAGTTTTTGACAGAGATGGTGATGGATATATTAGTGCTGATGAATTAAGACATGTCATGACAAACTTAGGGGAAAAACTTACAAATGAAGAAGTTGATGAAATGATAAGAGAAGCAGATATTGATGGAGATGGGCAAATTAATTATGAGGAGTTTGTTAAAATGATGATAGCTAAATAA
- a CDS encoding queuine tRNA-ribosyltransferase, putative, whose product MNENNKYRVNKIFDLETPTTTILTNDMLPEFINLELLRKIESNFILNCPVSEVYNNLDVYEKAKEHYLKNNVKEQNSYLHNFCDFKGSYRYMNIRNVLANNFNLNINKFITLKDSNSIATFTLDDFIKCVEIFEPNILCIPTEEIKINEQVGKKKKIRIITLMNEFLEKIKIIKEKNNGNDEPLCILSVPSTININSVIKETLDKYDSIINGYLLSGIGYDESNQLRTSYIKDILEIIPKDKLKFIQLSNGNPIEILHSIYYGIDIIESNFPYYLARNGKAINMDINLKDINYEQSTSLDINLINFEDKKINDTFIIDLNDSKYALDYSIISSNSPRKETKSYIHHLLKCKELTANVILSYHNLYIYKLFFQEIKSQIKNDTFLSYINKFIQHHKLDV is encoded by the coding sequence atgaatgaaaataataaataccGAGTAAATAAAATCTTCGATCTGGAAACTCCAACAACTACTATATTAACAAATGATATGCTACCAGAATTCATAAATCTAGAATTGCTGAGGAAAATTGaatcaaattttattttaaattgtcCAGTATCTgaagtatataataatttagatGTTTATGAAAAAGCCAAAgaacattatttaaaaaataatgtaaaagaACAAAACAGTTACTTACATAACTTTTGCGATTTTAAGGGTAGCTATagatatatgaatatacgAAATGTTTTAGCAAACAATttcaatttaaatattaacaaatttataacaTTAAAAGATAGTAATAGTATAGCAACTTTTACACTTgatgattttataaaatgtgttgaaatttttgaaccaaatattttatgtatcccaactgaagaaataaaaataaatgagcAAGtagggaaaaaaaaaaaaataagaattaTAACTCTAATGAATgaatttttagaaaaaataaaaataataaaagaaaaaaataatggcaATGATGAGCctttatgtattttatcAGTCCCATCtactattaatataaatagtgTAATAAAAGAAACGTTAGATAAATACGATTCAATTATTAATGGTTATTTATTGAGTGGTATAGGTTATGATGAATCAAACCAATTACGAACTAGCTATATTAAAGATATATTAGAAATAATTCCAAAagacaaattaaaatttatacaatTATCGAATGGAAACCCAATTGAAATTTTACAcagtatatattatgggATAGATATTATCGAATCAAATTTCCCTTATTACTTAGCAAGAAATGGAAAAGCTataaatatggatataaatttaaaagatataaattatgaacaaTCTACATCATTAGATATTAATcttattaattttgaagacaaaaaaataaatgatacttttattatagATTTAAATGATTCTAAATATGCATTAGATTATTCTATTATATCTAGTAATTCACCAAGAAAAGAAACtaaatcatatatacatcatttattaaaatgtaaaGAATTAACAGCTAAtgtaatattatcatatcataacctttatatttataaattgttttttcaaGAAATTAAAtcacaaataaaaaatgatacatTTTTGTCTTAcattaataaattcataCAACACCATAAACTGGATGTGTAA
- a CDS encoding CCR4-associated factor 16, putative — protein MDSIVINNLTYNYYHPLRKTRIQALNDINLVFERGMRVLICGKNGAGKSTLLSILAGKKLVKEESVSAFNKPVFHDLSLNERIGYVGEWWNDEYAMNITIKNMFSQYADSKRYKKLMKLFDIDDSKVISGISKGQKKKVQIVSTIMKRKDIYIFDEAAESLDLISRKVLLDFLKNESIKYKCIIIYSTHIFDCMDKWSTHVLYLGKGSVSFFSDINTIVNDKKYVSMADFVFDHMMEETNKNDKSYNIEEIMNLDSD, from the exons atggatagcATCGTAATTAACAACTTAACTTATAATTACTATCACCCATTACGAAAAACCCGAATCCAGGCCCTAAACGATATAAACCTTGTATTCGAAAGAGGTATGCGAGTTCTAATTTGTGGAAAGAATGGAGCCGGAAAAAGTACCTTACTAAGCATTTTAGCTGGAAAAAag cttGTAAAAGAAGAATCTGTTTCAGCTTTTAATAAACCAGTTTTTCACGACCTTTCTTTAAACGAAAGAATAGGATATGTTGGAGAATGGTGGAATGAtg aataCGCCATGAATAtcacaataaaaaatatgttttctCAATATGCTGATTCGAagagatataaaaaattaatgaaattgTTCGACATAGATGATAGTAAAGTTATATCTGGCATTTCTAAGGgacagaaaaaaaaagttcaaATTGTATCTACtataatgaaaagaaaagatatttatatttttgatgaAGCAGCAGAATCCTTAGATTTAATATCTAGAAAAGTTTTACTTGA ttttttgaaaaatgaatctattaaatataagtgtattataatttattcgACTCACATATTTGATTGTATGGACAAATGGTCTACccatgttttatatttgggAAAAGGCTCAGTATCCTTTTTTTCAGATATAAACACTATTGTAAA TGATAAGAAATACGTTTCAATGGCTGACTTTGTTTTTGACCATATGATGGAGGAGACAaacaaaaatgataaatctTACAATATTGAAG aaatTATGAATCTAGATTCTGATTAG